In Rutidosis leptorrhynchoides isolate AG116_Rl617_1_P2 chromosome 6, CSIRO_AGI_Rlap_v1, whole genome shotgun sequence, the DNA window GGGATATAAAATTAAGTGGGATCACGACGATTGATTTATTCACCTAACCAACTTTAACATAAAACAAGAGATTATTTGGATTATTGTTGAGTTTTACTCTATTGAGttttagggtgcgtttgataaaactgaataattTAACACTGAATGATTTGGAGTTCTGAATGGTTCAAATGCTCTGAATCAGTATTCTTCTGAATGAAAATTTACTGTTTGATAAGAACTTTGAATCAACACTCTGAATGACGTAAAATTACCATTTTATCCTTATTTATCATTTAGAGTAAATACAATTGCATCTGTTATGATGTGAATTATTTTTTGTGTATATACTTATGAAATGCCTAAATGTGAACCCATCTTCACTGGTGCGTTGAGTAATTGGCCTACTCACTGGTGCAAGATTGTTCCCCCTAAAATTAATTTCTTTCTTTGGCGTGCACGGCTGAATAAGCTTCACGATAAATGCAATCTTTTGGAGAGAGGGATCGAATTGGATAACCTTTTTTGTCCATCGTGTTCTAATCAAGTTGAGGATCTCACCCACATTTGTTTCGAATGTAACATTGCAGTTCAAGTTTGGGTCTTCATAGCATCATGGTTAGATATTGTGCTCCCAGTATGGCAATCAGTGGATGCTATTTGGCAATGGATTATGACAAAGTTCCAAAGTCATGAAAAGTCTATCATTTTGGAAGCCATTAGCTATGCTACGTTAAGGACCCTTGGGCGTTTCAGAAACGGTAGTATTTTCGACCCGTCCAAGTTCAAAAAATGTCATATTATTGATTCGATTGTTCTTTACTCCTTCGACTGGCTTTCTTCGCGTTATAGGAAAGCTAATATAAATTGGAACGTTTGGTTATGTACTCCTTTATTATCTTTGTAAtgttctagcttcttgctagtttttaataaaatttccAGCTGTTTAAAAAAAATGCCTAAATGTTTAATAATTGGTACTCCGATATAACAATGAATATACTTATACTcgtaattaataattaattgagatgaatttttttcttttttcttaaaAGCATCAGCTTATTACAGTACATAttgatattaacaaaaatatacaagGACCCATACATGTAATGGGCATGAAGGACCCAAATCCCACCCTACTGTTCTATACATCTATACAATTTTAACTCGAATCATAAAGAACATAAATCACACCATTCTAACTAGCCTACACCAATTATTTACCACTATTGAATCAAACGACCTCGAATTCATTAACCATCTGTGCCAATCAATACACAAGTTCTTTATTCTATTAGCAAACCAAACGAACAGACATCTTACCGAGTGTTCAAACCACACCATTTTTATTCTTTTGCAAATGATCATTGAGTGCTTAATAGTCTTGATGTTATCATCACGAACTGGACATCTTATCTAATCCAAATCTACTCCGCATTTCTCAAGTGCTATCTGAACTCTGATTTTTTGCCTTGTTGACCTCCAAACGAACAGACCCACCTTGAATGGAACTAGCTTGTACATGTCGATCATATACAACCGCTTGTACTGTATATCATATACAACTGCTTGTACCCGTCGATCATATACAACCGCTTGTACCGTTTGTATCGCTTGTACATGTCGATCATATATAACCGCCTGTACCTATCTCCAACTCGATCATATACAACCACTTGTACCTGTCTTTGAGCGAGCCATTTGCAAACAAACATCCTTTCCAAAAATAAGTTACACGATTAACACTAACAATTCAACAATCAACAATATCCATTAAACAAAAACAACATAGATCCTATAGCATAGATcgtaaacaaaaatataattttaattatttctTATAATGGTATGTGATCTGACAAAAGTAACATAAATTATATAATAACTTTAAAGTAACATCTTTGCaattgaaaggaaaaaaaaaacaagaaGGTAAAACCTAATCTTTTATAGGAAATAACTAAAATCTTGTAATCAACTCTTTAGTGTTCTAGATTGATTATAGATATGGCTACAATCGTGAATGTTTATTAGAAGAATAATAAATATTATGTCTATATATTTATACGATTACGATATCTGATGATAGTAGATAACAAaataaaaattagggttttaa includes these proteins:
- the LOC139854169 gene encoding uncharacterized protein encodes the protein MPKCEPIFTGALSNWPTHWCKIVPPKINFFLWRARLNKLHDKCNLLERGIELDNLFCPSCSNQVEDLTHICFECNIAVQVWVFIASWLDIVLPVWQSVDAIWQWIMTKFQSHEKSIILEAISYATLRTLGRFRNGSIFDPSKFKKCHIIDSIVLYSFDWLSSRYRKANINWNVWLCTPLLSL